The Acidobacteriota bacterium genomic interval GCGCAATCGCGCCCTTCATGCCGAGTTCCTCGGGCGTGATCACCAGTTCACCACCAAGCGCCTGCATCAGCACCATCTTCTCGCGGCTGAAGTTGGCGGGGACGACGAGGATCACCCGGTAGCCGAGCCGTCGGCCGATCAGGGCCAGGCCGATGCCGGTGTTGCCCGCGGTCGGCTCGATGATGACGCCGCCGGGCACGAGGTGCCCCTGCGCCTCGCCGGCCCGGATCAACCCGAGAGCGGCGCGGTCCTTCACGCTGCCCCCGGGGTTCAGGTACTCGAGCTTCGCCCAGATCTCGGCCCCGCCCGCCGGTTCGATCTCGGCCAGCCGCAGCAAAGGCGTCAGCCCGATCAGGTCGAGGATGGAGGTGCCGACGCGGAGGGTCACGGAGCCTTACGATACTCTGCTATCATTCGCTTTTCAAAGCGCGCGACGCGCCAGCCTCATGCCCGGTTCCTCTCGCGGCCTCCGCCGCCTTCCGGCTGGCCCCGGCGCCACGGGGTCCGCCGACGCCTCGCCGGCGTTGCCACCGACCGACTCGCTGCTCCGCCTGCTGGGCTTCACGTGGCCGGGCCGCGTGCTGCTCGGGTCGCTCGCCGCCCGCCTGCTCATCGCGGTCCTGGCCGACCCGGCGGCGCCCCTGACGGGGCCCCTCTGGGGCGTCAGCGTCGTCGTCTCGGTCTCGCTGGGCCTGACGCTGCTCTGGTTCGTCTGGCACGCCCTCGGCATCGCGCGCCGCCGCCTGCTGTGGCGCGTGCGCCGCAAGCTGATCCTGTCCTACGTCTTCATCGGCGTCGTGCCGGCGCTGCTCATCATCGCGTTCTTCCTGTTCGCGGGGCTGCTGATGTTCTTCCACGTCAGCGCCTATCTCTTCAAGCGCAGCATCGACGACGTCGTCGACGAGGCAGCCATCGTCGCCAGCGCGGCGGCCCTCGAGCTGTCGCGCGCCGCGAACGTGCGGAACGCACCCGAGGTGTTCGAACGCCGACTCGCGGGCACCCCGCACCATCCAGGCCTGTCACTCGCGCTCGTGCCGCGGGCGGAGCGGGCCGCGCCCCCGGTGGCCGTCGGGCCGTGGCGGCACGCCGATGTACCCGAGACGCTGCCGCCCTGGATAGGTGAGGAGGGGTTCCGCGGGCTGCTCGCGTTCGCGCACGAACAGTCGCGGGACGACACCGGGCTCGTCATTCGCGCCGTCGCGTTGCCCGACGTGCCCGATCCGGCTTTCGCCATCGTGGCCGACGTGCCGGTCGATGCGGCGGTCATCGCCAGCCTGCGGGCCGCGACGGGCATCGAATTGCGCGGGGTCGAGGTCGTGGCGGGCGCCGACGTCGCGAGGCCGCAGGCGGCGCGCGCGCGCGAGCAGGTCGTGTCGATCGCCGACCCCGCGCAGACGGGCGACGGGCCGTGGGGGTACAACTCGGTCACGATCTTCGAGTTCGTCGACTGGACGAGCGGCCGGCCGGGCACCCTGCTGATGTCGATTCGCGTCAGCGTGCGCGACATCTACGACCGCATCTCGGCCGCGCAGAGCCGGATCGGGAACCTGCGGCTCGGCGACCTGTTCATGGCGGTGCTCGGCGCCATCGCGGTGCTCTTCCTCGTCATCGAGATCGTGGCGCTGGTGATGGGCTTCGTGCTGGCGCGATCGATTACCGGCGCCGTGCACGAGCTGTTCGAGGGCACGGCGCGCGTGCGGGCCGGCGACTTCACGCACCGCATTCGTGTCCGGTCGCGAGACCAGCTCGGCGAGCTGGCCGAATCGTTCAACGAGATGACCGGCAGCGTCCAGGCGCTGCTCCTGCAGAAGGCCGAGAAGGAGCGGCTCGA includes:
- a CDS encoding SpoIIE family protein phosphatase encodes the protein MPGSSRGLRRLPAGPGATGSADASPALPPTDSLLRLLGFTWPGRVLLGSLAARLLIAVLADPAAPLTGPLWGVSVVVSVSLGLTLLWFVWHALGIARRRLLWRVRRKLILSYVFIGVVPALLIIAFFLFAGLLMFFHVSAYLFKRSIDDVVDEAAIVASAAALELSRAANVRNAPEVFERRLAGTPHHPGLSLALVPRAERAAPPVAVGPWRHADVPETLPPWIGEEGFRGLLAFAHEQSRDDTGLVIRAVALPDVPDPAFAIVADVPVDAAVIASLRAATGIELRGVEVVAGADVARPQAARAREQVVSIADPAQTGDGPWGYNSVTIFEFVDWTSGRPGTLLMSIRVSVRDIYDRISAAQSRIGNLRLGDLFMAVLGAIAVLFLVIEIVALVMGFVLARSITGAVHELFEGTARVRAGDFTHRIRVRSRDQLGELAESFNEMTGSVQALLLQKAEKERLEEELRIARDIQMSLLPRGPLHRPGLAVTALCVPAREVGGDYYDFFPLDDHRFGVLIADVAGKGTSAALYMAELKGVVLSLSRVFQSPKPLLVEVNRVISSHLDSRSFITMTYAVVDLRERTLTYARAGHTPLIYLPSPARGRQPAQVLVPDGMVLGLRIEGVAAKFGQLLEESVVRFETGDVFVFFTDGVTEAMNVDADLFGETRLQELVEAHGHLSSDELRERILREVEAFVGQADAHDDMTMILLKVEEPTAPEVVDAPAAHVAV